Proteins encoded in a region of the Vicia villosa cultivar HV-30 ecotype Madison, WI linkage group LG5, Vvil1.0, whole genome shotgun sequence genome:
- the LOC131601483 gene encoding transketolase, chloroplastic-like: MASSSTSSLSLTTPHLTTPPTTTRLSSLPSTISLTRSPTPTRLLSLSQSQSQTHLRRTIIKASTSSTLTTDTPADESSLVEKSVNTIRFLAVDSVEKANSGHPGLPMGCAPMGHVLYDEVMRYNPKNPFWFNRDRFVLSAGHGCMLQYALLHLAGYDSVQEADLKEFRQWGSRTPGHPENFETPGIEVTTGPLGQGIANAVGLALAEKHLAARFNKPDNEIIDHYTYCILGDGCQMEGIANEACSLAGHWGLGKLIAFYDDNHISIDGDTEIAFTESVDKRFEALGWHVIWVKNGNTGFDEIRAAIKEAKAVTDRPTLIKFTTTIGYGSPNKSNSYSVHGSALGAKEVDATRNHLGWPHEPFHVPEDVKKHWSRHIPEGAAIESEWNAKFAQYEKKYKEEAEVLKSIITGDLPAGWEKALPTYTPEIPADATRNLSQQNLNALAKVLPGLLGGSADLASSNMTLLKASGNFQSDSPAERNVRFGVREHGMGAICNGIALHSPGLIPYCATFFVFTDYMRGAIRLSALSEAGVIYVMTHDSIGLGEDGPTHQPIEHLASFRAMPNILMLRPADGNETAGAYRVAVLNRKRPSILALSRQKLPNLAGTSIEGVEKGGYIVSDNSSGNKPDLILIGTGSELEIAYKAGEDLRKEGKTVRVVSFVSWELFAEQSDAYKESVLPAAVTARVSIEAGTTFGWEKIVGSKGKAIGIDRFGASAPAGRIYKEFGITKEAVIAAAKELI; encoded by the exons ACCCCAGCCGATGAATCATCCCTCGTTGAGAAATCAGTCAACACGATCCGGTTCCTCGCGGTTGATTCTGTCGAGAAGGCGAATTCGGGTCACCCGGGTTTGCCCATGGGCTGTGCTCCGATGGGTCATGTGCTTTACGATGAGGTTATGAGGTATAACCCCAAGAACCCGTTTTGGTTTAACCGTGATCGGTTTGTTTTGTCTGCTGGCCATGGGTGTATGCTTCAGTACGCTTTGCTTCATCTTGCTGGATACGACAGTGTTCAG GAAGCGGATTTGAAGGAATTTCGTCAATGGGGGAGCAGAACCCCCGGCCACCCTGAGAATTTCGAGACACCTGGAATTGAAGTCACAACAG GTCCCCTTGGTCAGGGAATTGCCAATGCCGTCGGTTTAGCCCTTGCAGAGAAGCACTTAGCTGCCAGATTTAACAAGCCCGACAATGAGATTATTGATCATTACAC GTATTGTATATTGGGTGATGGTTGTCAAATGGAGGGAATCGCAAATGAAGCTTGCTCGCTTGCAGGACACTGGGGATTAGGGAAGTTGATAGCCTTTTATGATGACAATCACATTTCTATCGATGGTGACACGGAAATTGCATTCACCGAGAGTGTTGACAAGCGTTTTGAAGCACTCGGGTGGCATGTTATTTGGGTTAAGAATGGAAACACCGGTTTTGATGAAATTCGCGCTGCCATTAAGGAAGCAAAAGCTGTCACAGACAGACCCACATTGATTAAG TTCACGACAACCATTGGTTATGGTTCTCCGAATAAATCCAACTCCTACAGTGTGCATGGAAGTGCACTTGGTGCCAAAGAAGTTGATGCCACAAGAAACCATCTCGGATGGCCTCATGAGCCTTTCCACGTGCCCGAGGATGTCAAAAA ACACTGGAGTCGCCACATTCCCGAGGGCGCTGCTATTGAATCTGAGTGGAATGCCAAGTTTGCTCAATACGAAAAGAAGTACAAGGAGGAAGCTGAAGTACTGAAATCGATCATCACTGGCGATTTACCTGCTGGTTGGGAGAAAGCACTTCCG ACATACACTCCAGAGATCCCAGCCGATGCGACCCGAAATCTATCCCAGCAAAACCTTAATGCCCTAGCGAAGGTTCTTCCCGGTCTGCTCGGTGGCAGTGCAGATCTTGCTTCTTCCAATATGACCTTGCTGAAAGCATCTGGAAACTTCCAAAGTGATTCTCCAGCAGAGCGAAACGTTAGATTCGGTGTTAGAGAACACGGAATGGGAGCAATCTGCAATGGCATTGCTCTTCACAGCCCTGGACTGATTCCATATTGCGCAACCTTCTTTGTTTTCACCGACTACATGCGCGGGGCCATAAGGCTTTCTGCTCTATCCGAAGCCGGTGTTATCTATGTCATGACTCATGACTCAATAGGACTCGGAGAAGACGGCCCAACCCATCAGCCTATAGAGCACCTGGCAAGTTTCCGGGCAATGCCAAATATCTTGATGCTTCGTCCTGCTGACGGTAATGAAACAGCTGGAGCATACAGAGTCGCCGTGCTCAACCGGAAGAGACCATCTATTCTCGCCCTTTCTAGACAAAAATTACCTAACCTTGCCGGAACTTCCATCGAAGGAGTCGAAAAAGGTGGATACATCGTCTCTGACAACTCATCAGGAAACAAACCCGATCTCATTTTGATCGGAACCGGATCCGAATTGGAAATTGCTTACAAAGCTGGTGAGGATCTAAGAAAAGAAGGAAAGACGGTCAGAGTCGTTTCCTTTGTTTCTTGGGAACTTTTCGCTGAGCAATCAGATGCTTACAAGGAGAGTGTTCTCCCTGCAGCTGTTACGGCTCGAGTTAGCATTGAAGCCGGAACAACATTCGGGTGGGAGAAAATAgttggaagcaaaggaaaagcgATCGGGATCGACCGTTTCGGAGCTAGTGCTCCTGCAGGAAGAATATACAAAGAGTTTGGTATCACTAAGGAGGCTGTTATTGCTGCAGCAAAAGAGCTTATTTAG